The following is a genomic window from Episyrphus balteatus chromosome 1, idEpiBalt1.1, whole genome shotgun sequence.
aatttttaaaaagatttttctccatgaaaataaaaaatctctatggaaaaaccttataaattcttgattttaataagatttcttcagttcaataagaaaatatgttagtttttaggtggtcatatTATTCTCTGTGTTAAAAACTCggaaaagatatttgatcagaaggaATAATACTTCATCTAAGAACTCATTGGAAGCGCTCGATAACTGCCCCGAAGAAAGCTTTCccagtatacatatatattttattaaagatattagctacactgctggCTTTAACGTCAACTACCGAAAGTACTTTCTCCAGTTTAAAGATAATATaaacaatacaaagaagcattaaaacttaaaaaaaatgtgcgaACTATGtagatctatccccccccttagcgaaaagctatctacgccactgccaTAAGCTAAggtttgatttttaaaagacGCTGTAAtctcttttttgttaaaatgcaCATGATAGACAAAGTAACCACTGTTATTTTGAGGATGTAGGTGATAACGTAAAAAGATTATTATCTTGGATGGTTCTTTGATTTAGATGTATTAGAGTCGATATTCTTGCAGACCTTGGTGAGGCAATCCCAAAGTACCAAcaatgctgtttttttttaaataaggatGGTACCTATAGAATaaaactttaccacatcatTGATTTTTCCTTCCCAGATACAACAAATTTAAGTTTAAGATGGTTTAATTGTTGTCTTCTGGTACAAAAATGAAGTTGGAAACGCATACTTAAAGTTAAATTGGTAGTAAGATGAATCtattaaaagtttcaaaaaccaGACAATTTGGTTTAAGCCAAGGAAGATCTACATCTGATGGCAACAGTTTTTTCTAGGTTTCATCCTAACGTAAAAAAACCACTTTCTTTCAATTACTCCCTAGGGTCTGCAAAATGTTATATCTTATGcatccaaatcaaagacccatccaagataccaatcattttatgttatcacCCACGAACTGACCCCATAAATCGGACAAAACAATCGGACTTCCCTTAAAAAAGTTTCGGTATATTTGTTACCTCTTATCTAGTATTGATGCCCTTTCAAGCCattatacactagcccaaaaaattaagggaacaaaaaaaaatcgtgaattttgttagtgattttcgataggctgcatctcagtaaaaaatgatcgtatcatgacaaaacaaaaagcatgtgaaagctacattcttctagttttatgaatttatgacttaatatttgttttctaatggtaaaatagctaaatcgttgGAATTGTTcaataaccaaaattttccaaattttttttttttttgtttttacttttctcttaaaaaagttggaaaattgtttataataaaatgattattattttttgaaaggctatttatttggctttaatattctttttgtttcaaacttgaacacgatttttttaaactgcaatatcagtcatcaaaccaaaaaccattcttttgactttgactatcaatatctcaataaCGGATTACTCTactgaaaattcaaaaacttcagTAAATTCTCTACAAAGGAATTAAGCTTGgttcgtttaaaaaaatgtgttcttacatttgagatcaatttagaaaagctatcaaaataggcatttttacggttcttttagaaaatgtacccctattttataactatgggtgataagattaaactgaggcttaattattgaagtttAATAGACCTGAAATTAACCTGCAAAGTTTCAGATTTATTCATCAAACAGTTTTTCTGATGTGAGGGTTtaaacttttgagatgaaataaaacaccacatttttgcagctgtaaatgacttacttctaatcactttttttttcaaaatttagctttttttgaaaacatttaattttctttggtttatctaaaatttaaacggtgtTTCGAACAGAcaattttaaagagttttttactttctgttttattttcgagattttgacctttctggatttttggttttcgggattttggtttttcgtcactctgggttttcgggatatTGCATTTTTGGGATTcagggttttcgggattctggattttcaggattctgggttttctggatttcgggttttctggatttaaaATTTCGGGATTGTTTCCGTCTTCCGTCAACCTTGCGAAGATTTTGGCACAAGATTTGGATTTTGTCGTTTTTTGACTTGTGTCGTTTCAGCTGTGAGAACTCTATAtctttttgtgtattttattgGCTGGACTTCGAAATCTCACTTAAACACGgctaataaataataacaagTAAATGTATACAGTGGGTATTTAAATGGATTAAGGCCGGCATTCTTCAAGCGCTTCTAAGAATATTCAACAcacttttcataaaatatatgaGTATTCGCAACTACTACAAAATTATGATAGCTGACTCCGAAAAACtccgaaaaattaatttacgaGCGATCTTAGGTTATAAGCGCTTGAAAAATACTGGCCTTTGACCTTTGAGTATGTTTACTTCTGTAATTGAGTGTGTTAATGAGctcttttttgttgtaatttttctgtttgaaactcgtttcaaaaagattttgtttaactttaaaaaatccttACGAAAACAGGGCTACTTTCCACAAACTATCCAAACTTAAAAATCTGCATTTTTCCTGAACTTCCTTTCGAgtatacatatcgtcggtgaaactagaaaagtgtgtaactccaaattttccgaaaattagatttgaatgccacctgttagacaaacctaatatctaccgttccttaaactcagaatccccttaaagttcatagtttttattttactagcaaattagaaaatgaaaattcatacaaatgccttcaaaaagattttgtttttttgctctcctataaaattttctaaaatggagttatattttattctctttatttaaaatcaaacttATTTCATTTCGTTATAGAAAACTTtagcaaacataaaaaaaaaatggatcccaATATGTCATTTGGATTTGGAATTCATGGCCATGGACATCCTCCACTTCCGCCAACACAAAATATGTTAAATAGCCATCCTGGACCAACATCAAGTCCACCACAGAGCGTACCCGGTCGTCGTACTCCGCTCGGAGCTGTTGGAATTGGAGGCTTTTATGCTCAAAGTAGTCTAACATTGCCACAACCTACAACACAAActgatgaaaataaaatcattggAAGTGGCAGAGACAAATCACCAGTGCCTTCTTCGAGTACCggtggcaaacaaaaaaatcgccAAGGAAAAGTTGTTAGGCTCAATATTAATGCAaggtaaaaaatagtttttgtatttttatttaatttatttatttattttcttttaatagagAACGAAGAAGAATGCATGATTTGAATGATGCCCTTGACGAACTACGAAGTGTCATTCCTTACGCTCATTCACCTTCTGTGCGTAAGCTTTCGAAAATTGCAACTCTACTCCTTGCAAAGAACTATATTCTTATGCAGCAGAATGCCCTTGATGAACTTAGGAGGTATGATAcctttttaaaatgactttatcttatttattcatctttgattcTTTTAGATTATTGGCCTACATTCAAAGCACAACCGGTGCTGCTCCATTAGATTTGGGTTCGTTCCCAGCTGCAGCTAAGCTGCAACAACTTTTGGCTGGTCCACATCCAGATCCATCTAGTcctaattaaaaaattctaataaaaattattatagcacctactgaaaaaaaattataaacttactatttaaaaaatattaatataagatTTAGGCCGgtattttttaaatgctcaTAACTTAAGAGACACATAAGCCTATTCGCCATACTATTTATTACAACTTATGAGTGATTTCAAA
Proteins encoded in this region:
- the LOC129915708 gene encoding class E basic helix-loop-helix protein 22, with the protein product MDPNMSFGFGIHGHGHPPLPPTQNMLNSHPGPTSSPPQSVPGRRTPLGAVGIGGFYAQSSLTLPQPTTQTDENKIIGSGRDKSPVPSSSTGGKQKNRQGKVVRLNINARERRRMHDLNDALDELRSVIPYAHSPSVRKLSKIATLLLAKNYILMQQNALDELRRLLAYIQSTTGAAPLDLGSFPAAAKLQQLLAGPHPDPSSPN